From a region of the Salvelinus fontinalis isolate EN_2023a chromosome 13, ASM2944872v1, whole genome shotgun sequence genome:
- the ncbp3 gene encoding nuclear cap-binding protein subunit 3 — MISHGSLSFVTKTPRYATVLFLMDFFYCTVFDSTLTAHSLKLGTRRVGIAFPCTLTSSCFESVCGPSARTMAAVRSLRVSVKPDSGPDHSESDSDSDSDRGARESEPMEVEEGELEVENIPVNRSLKELLPDTSRRYENKAGTFITGIDVTSKEAIERKEKRAERFHFRAEANLAQKNVVLDRDTMKKAIPNLRLEALHVAGVDDMSTQDVFGYFKEYPPAHIEWIDDTSCNVVWLDDVTSTRALINISRMPDPEVVTTETDSTKEPGDPTQESKARRERGSDDDDGEADEEEKEMVKENEGKACEGETEKKTEPETTQVDLLSQAERESLLRNDLRPAIKPFKGNKLFLRLATHGDKKELGAARKSRYYMKYGNPNYGGMRGILSNSWKRRYHTRRIVSKSKKPLIGDSMGDTSPYTHRHSADLVNLPEEPIEEEEEEDEEDMDSDDRVVEYKEKEKEKRERGGGPGVALRSRLGRPSSSPSVSSDSDEMDYDLELKMISTPSPKKSMKMTMYADEVETNLKTIRHSSVRSDSGLGGSGVRNRIGGGGSGSGGLVGGTKTSAVEKVMDVRQLLEEKRQSQTQNRQRTPVASSGKTDVRQRLGKRPYSPERRHSSPVASRDSPPPREPITDVHSRLGMAKLDSRGLYSDSSKDRKSSRLWSRLGPSSHKGGVPERKPSSRRAGSGSASSRLGGQEGEEENEEEDDSALQKVWGALIKQKEQQTHKMKKSRLDNLPSLQIEISRESSNGSDSDS, encoded by the exons ATGATTTCACACGGCTCACTGTCCTTTGTGACAAAAACTCCCAGATATGCAACTGTACTTTTTTTAATGGATTTTttttactgtactgtctttgactCGACTCTCACTGCACATTCACTAAAATTAGGCACCAGGCGTGTCGGTATAGCCTTTCCCTGCACACTCACGTCTTCCTGCTTCGAAAGCGTTTGCGGACCGAGTGCTAGGACCATGGCGGCAGTGCGCAGTCTACGGGTGTCGGTAAAGCCAGACAGTGGGCCAGACCACTCAGAATCGGACTCGGATTCAGACTCGGACCGAGGTGCCCGTGAATCTGAACcgatggaggtggaggagggtgaACTCGAGGTGGAAAACATCCCCGTTAACCGGTCTTTGAAGGAATTGTTGCCG GACACAAGTCGGCGGTATGAGAACAAAGCTGGCACATTCATCACTGGAATCGATGTCACATCAAAG GAGGCGAttgagaggaaggagaagagagcgGAAAGGTTTCACTTCCGTGCAGAGGCCAACCTGGCCCAGAAGAATGTGGTGTTGGACAGAGACACCATGAAGAAAG CCATCCCTAACTTGCGCCTGGAGGCGTTGCACGTGGCGGGTGTGGATGATATGAGCACCCAGGATGTGTTTGGCTACTTTAAGGAGTACCCTCCAGCACACATCGAGTGGATCGACGACACCTCct GTAATGTGGTGTGGCTGGATGATGTCACTTCCACCCGGGCTCTGATCAACATCAGCCGCATGCCTGACCCAGAGGTGGTTACCACGGAGACAGACAGCACCAAAGAACCTGGTGATCCCACCCAGGAGAGCAAGG CTCGCAGAGAACGAGGCTCGGATGACGATGATGGAGAGGCAgatgaggaggagaaagagatggtGAAGGAGAATGAGGGGAAAGCCTgcgagggagagacggagaagaAAACAGAACCTGAGACCACCCAG GTGGACCTGCTGtctcaggcagagagagagtctctGCTCCGGAACGACCTACGACCGGCCATCAAACCCTTCAAGGGCAACAAACTCTTCCTGAGGTTGGCCACTCACg GTGATAAGAAGGAGCTGGGTGCTGCGAGGAAGAGCAGATATTACATGAAGTACGGCAACCCGAACTACGGAGGCATGCGGGGCATCCTCAGCAACTCTTG GAAGAGACGGTATCACACGCGCAGAATCGTGAGCAAGAGCAAGAAACCCCTGATAGGGGACAGCATGGGGGACACATCAccctacacacatagacactctg CTGACCTAGTCAACCTACCAGAAGAACCaattgaggaagaggaggaggaagatgaggaggacatGGACTCAGACGACAGGGTGGTGGAGtacaaggagaaggagaaggagaagagggagagggggggaggtccAGGGGTGGCCCTGCGGAGTCGTTTGGGCAggccctcctcttccccctctgtcTCGTCAGACTCAGACGAAATGGACTATGACCTGGAGCTCAAGATGATCTCAACCCCCTCTCCCAAGAAGAGCATGAAGATGACCATGTACGCAGACGAGGTCGAGACCAACCTCAAGACTATACG ACACTCTTCTGTTCGCAGTGACAGCGGCTTGGGGGGTAGTGGCGTCCGGAACAggattggtggaggaggaagtgGAAGTGGAGGATTGGTGGGCGGGACCAAAACCAGTGCAGTGGAGAAAGTGATGGATGTGAGGCAGCTATTGGAGGAAAAAAGACAGAGCCAAACCCAGAATAGACAGCGCACCCCTGTGGCCAGTAGTGGAAAGACAG atgtgaGGCAGAGGTTAGGGAAGAGACCCTACTCTCCTGAGAGACGACACTCCTCCCCTGTCGCCTCCCGAGACTCACCCCCTCCCCGAGAGCCAATCACAGACGTGCACAGCCGACTGGGCATGGCCAAACTCGACTCCCGCGGCCTCTACTCTGATTCGTCCAAAGACAGGAAATCAA GTCGTCTGTGGAGCAGGCTCGGCCCCTCCTCCCATAAGGGTGGTGTTCCCGAGCGGAAGCCTTCTAGTCGCCGTGCGGGGTCGGGATCAGCCAGCTCCAGGTTGGGGGggcaggaaggagaagaggaaaatgaggaggaggacgactctGCACTGCAGAAGGTGTGGGGGGCCTTGATCAAACAGAAGGAACAGCAGACCCACAAGATGAAGAAGAGTCGGCTTGACAACCTGCCCTCACTACAGATTGAGATCAGCCGGGAGAGCAGTAACGGATCTGACTCAGACTCCTGA